In the genome of Myxococcales bacterium, the window GAATACTGTGAAAATCTGGAATTGGCCGAATATGGGGATTGGCGACTGCCCACAATATCGGAATTACGTACATTAATCCGCGATTGTGCAAAAACAATTGTTGGAGGTGAATGTCATGTAACGGATGAATGTACGGACTATTATGAATGTAAAAACAACGCTTGTTCAGGCTGTAGTAATCCTGGCAGCAGCGGAGAGGATTATATCTTTTGGCCTTCGGAATTAATTGGTGAACCATATTATAATTATTGGTCGGCAACGGAAGTCACGGATATTGAGCAATGGGTTTATATTGCTGATTATTATAGCGCGGCCATTACGACTTGCGATTACATAAATACTCTTGGCAATTTTTTACAAATTCGTTGCGTACGGACTAACAATGTTACGAAATAGGCAATAATAAACGGGAGAAAGATATTGTTTGGATGTAAAAGGTCTTATAGATTAATATTACTTATTGTCCAGCTTGTATTG includes:
- a CDS encoding DUF1566 domain-containing protein; the protein is MITVNKILCYFVIILLFMVMSCDKKGEENDDDHSGDDSFNDDDTSPDNVTPEPPDGTWIDYETGLMWQNPGVPSPTIQTWFDVKEYCENLELAEYGDWRLPTISELRTLIRDCAKTIVGGECHVTDECTDYYECKNNACSGCSNPGSSGEDYIFWPSELIGEPYYNYWSATEVTDIEQWVYIADYYSAAITTCDYINTLGNFLQIRCVRTNNVTK